One segment of Spiroplasma kunkelii CR2-3x DNA contains the following:
- a CDS encoding lipoprotein: MKKLLNILGICGLISTPGGSLIACSGNKKLQYL; encoded by the coding sequence ATGAAAAAATTATTAAATATTTTAGGAATATGTGGATTAATTAGTACACCCGGAGGAAGTTTAATTGCTTGTAGCGGTAATAAAAAACTGCAATATTTATAA
- the pepF gene encoding oligoendopeptidase F → MKRNEAPAQYKWDFNHLYSNHEAWKKDLAKIAKKLEEIITFKGKLNQIAVFKKYIFLDEEIDLIANKMGQYLHMGDIDTTDLSYQELAGTYSNTLNQILSQLAFVAPELKAIGEKTIMRWIKEDSALSAYEYSYSKFFKNAKYILSERDEEILALVTRSRSVAYELYDLLAYADKKSTFIDYQGTKTELTNSVYSEIMEKSDPLGEQEFRIKTAQLFSEHLVDKKHSFARIYEGIIQHSVESVRLRGYKNTLQASLNNDDVSEEIYESLIKYGRENSNLFVQYNELLKKHFKFKKFYPTDGSLKLVKNIASLDKKYTVEDAKKMIRESLQPLGNEYLTQLELVWSDHRIDYFEDTNKRSGAYSSGGSGVEPIILMNWDDTIGSVNTLAHEAGHSVHTLLADLNNKYPLNSYPIILAEVASTVNEHLLFDYLYKYAESKEEKIYLLQNRIDEIMATFFRQIHFADFEWAAHKMLENNEPLDADKLANLFDQKANEFGYTVFDKHELQQKTYSWPRILHFFHSPYYVYKYATCIVASFKLYNDVINGHSEYLLNFLKQGGRKEALAILKDIGIDYTDSNVYNGLITKLTEMINNLTRLLK, encoded by the coding sequence ATGAAACGAAATGAAGCACCAGCACAATATAAATGAGATTTCAATCATTTATATTCCAATCATGAAGCATGGAAAAAAGATTTAGCAAAAATTGCAAAAAAATTAGAAGAAATTATCACCTTTAAAGGAAAGTTAAATCAAATAGCTGTTTTTAAAAAATATATTTTTTTAGATGAAGAAATTGATTTAATTGCAAATAAAATGGGACAATATTTACATATGGGTGATATTGATACAACTGATTTATCATATCAAGAATTAGCAGGAACTTATTCAAATACTTTAAATCAAATTTTAAGTCAATTAGCTTTTGTTGCTCCCGAATTAAAAGCAATTGGTGAAAAAACAATTATGAGATGAATTAAAGAAGATTCTGCATTAAGTGCATATGAATATAGTTATAGTAAGTTTTTTAAAAATGCAAAATATATTTTATCAGAACGTGATGAAGAAATTTTAGCTTTAGTAACACGGTCACGAAGTGTAGCTTATGAATTATATGATTTATTAGCATATGCTGATAAAAAGTCAACTTTTATTGATTATCAAGGAACAAAAACAGAATTAACAAATAGTGTATATAGTGAAATTATGGAGAAATCTGATCCATTAGGTGAACAAGAATTTCGAATTAAAACAGCACAATTGTTTTCTGAGCATTTAGTTGATAAAAAACATTCTTTTGCACGAATTTATGAGGGAATCATTCAACATAGTGTTGAGTCTGTTCGCTTACGTGGTTATAAAAATACTTTACAAGCATCATTAAATAATGATGATGTATCTGAAGAAATTTATGAAAGTTTAATTAAATATGGTCGTGAAAATAGTAATTTATTTGTTCAATATAATGAGTTATTAAAAAAACATTTTAAATTTAAAAAGTTTTATCCAACTGATGGTAGTTTGAAGTTAGTTAAAAACATTGCATCATTAGATAAGAAATATACTGTTGAAGATGCAAAAAAAATGATACGTGAATCCCTACAACCATTAGGAAATGAATATTTAACCCAATTAGAGTTAGTTTGAAGTGATCATCGCATTGATTACTTTGAAGATACTAATAAACGTAGTGGTGCTTATTCATCTGGTGGTTCAGGAGTTGAACCAATTATTTTAATGAATTGAGATGATACAATTGGTTCAGTTAATACATTAGCACATGAAGCCGGTCATTCTGTTCACACATTATTAGCAGATTTAAATAATAAATATCCATTAAATAGTTATCCAATTATTTTAGCAGAAGTTGCTTCAACAGTTAATGAGCACTTATTATTTGATTATTTATATAAATATGCTGAAAGTAAAGAAGAAAAAATTTATTTATTACAAAATCGAATTGATGAAATTATGGCAACTTTTTTTCGCCAAATTCATTTTGCTGATTTTGAATGAGCTGCGCATAAAATGCTTGAAAATAATGAGCCATTAGATGCTGATAAATTAGCAAATCTTTTTGATCAAAAAGCTAATGAATTTGGTTATACTGTTTTTGATAAACATGAGTTACAACAAAAGACATATAGTTGACCACGAATTTTACATTTCTTTCATTCACCATATTATGTTTATAAATATGCAACTTGTATTGTTGCTTCATTTAAACTTTATAATGATGTCATTAATGGTCATTCAGAATATTTACTAAATTTTTTAAAACAAGGTGGTCGTAAAGAAGCATTAGCAATTTTAAAAGATATCGGAATTGATTATACTGATTCTAATGTTTATAATGGCTTGATTACAAAATTAACAGAAATGATTAATAATCTTACTCGATTATTAAAATAG